In a single window of the Terriglobia bacterium genome:
- the fusA gene encoding elongation factor G produces the protein MKVYEGKDIRNLVVIGHSHSGKTSLVSAMLYTGGATPKLGRVDDGSTVTDHDEEEISRQMTISTAIASVEWHNTKINLFDSPGFTMFAHEAKIAMSAAEAALVVVDGVSGVEVVTEKVWQYADEINLPRVICVSRMDRERANWETALESLVNAFGRLVVPVQIPIGSEKSLKGVVDLVTMKAYTYEMGGSGKGKEGPIPAELEAAAKEAHEKLVEIVAEGKDELMEEFFDKGTIAEEHLIPALHEAIKEDRIFPVLFASGLGNIGTDHLLDFVVDYFPTAAEHAAVHADPATASGNGHGIDLQVSDKAPTSLYVFKTANDPFAGRITFFKVFSGVVKNDATLQNFTRSTSEKLAHLSIPQGKNLVPVTELHAGDVGAVAKLRDTLTGDTMGDKANPIRFAGVTLPEPAITFAIEPKSRNDEDKLSNGLHKLMEEDPMVRFFRDEQTKEFLIAGTGQQHIEVMVSKLKRRYHTEVILKAPKVPYRETIRGKADVQGRHKKQSGGHGQYGDCKIKMEPLERGKNFEFVNDIFGGAIPKNYIPAVEKGIVEAAARGYLAGFPVVDFRVILYDGSYHDVDSNEMSFKTAGRIAFKKAMEQAKPTLLEPIMKVEITIPDEFAGSIMGDLNSRRGRIQGMDNKAGKTVVKAECPMAEMLTYGADLTSMTQGRGSFNMEMSHYDYVPAVFQEKIIANYKAERGELVEVEE, from the coding sequence TTGAAGGTTTACGAAGGCAAGGACATCCGCAATCTCGTCGTTATCGGTCACTCTCACTCCGGCAAGACTTCCCTGGTTTCCGCGATGCTGTACACGGGCGGCGCCACGCCCAAGCTGGGCCGCGTGGACGACGGTTCCACGGTTACCGACCACGATGAAGAAGAGATTTCGCGCCAGATGACCATCTCCACGGCCATTGCCTCCGTGGAGTGGCACAACACCAAGATTAACCTGTTTGATTCGCCGGGCTTCACCATGTTTGCGCATGAGGCCAAGATTGCCATGTCCGCGGCTGAAGCGGCGCTCGTTGTGGTGGATGGCGTTTCCGGCGTTGAGGTAGTGACGGAAAAAGTCTGGCAGTATGCCGACGAGATCAACCTGCCGCGCGTGATCTGCGTGAGCCGCATGGACCGCGAACGCGCCAATTGGGAAACGGCGCTGGAAAGCCTGGTGAATGCTTTCGGCCGGTTGGTGGTTCCAGTGCAGATTCCCATCGGCAGCGAGAAGAGCCTGAAGGGCGTAGTGGACTTGGTGACGATGAAGGCTTACACCTACGAGATGGGCGGCAGCGGCAAAGGCAAAGAAGGCCCAATTCCTGCCGAACTGGAAGCGGCCGCCAAGGAAGCGCATGAAAAGCTGGTAGAGATTGTTGCGGAAGGAAAAGACGAGCTGATGGAGGAGTTCTTTGATAAAGGCACCATCGCCGAAGAGCACCTGATTCCGGCGCTGCATGAAGCCATCAAGGAAGACAGAATTTTCCCGGTGCTGTTTGCCTCCGGATTGGGAAACATTGGTACCGACCACTTGCTGGATTTTGTCGTCGATTATTTTCCTACCGCCGCGGAGCACGCCGCAGTACACGCCGATCCAGCCACAGCTTCCGGCAATGGTCATGGAATTGACCTTCAGGTGAGTGATAAGGCCCCTACTTCGCTCTATGTCTTTAAGACCGCCAACGATCCGTTTGCCGGACGCATTACATTCTTCAAGGTGTTTTCCGGCGTGGTAAAGAATGATGCCACGCTGCAGAACTTTACGCGCAGCACGTCAGAAAAACTTGCGCATCTCTCCATCCCGCAGGGCAAGAACCTTGTCCCGGTGACGGAACTGCATGCCGGCGACGTGGGCGCGGTAGCCAAGCTACGTGACACTCTTACCGGTGACACGATGGGAGACAAGGCCAATCCCATTCGCTTTGCCGGCGTCACGCTGCCGGAACCGGCGATTACGTTCGCTATTGAGCCTAAGAGCCGCAATGATGAAGACAAGCTTTCCAACGGCCTGCACAAGCTCATGGAAGAAGATCCCATGGTGCGCTTCTTCCGCGATGAGCAGACCAAGGAATTCCTGATCGCCGGTACCGGACAGCAGCACATTGAGGTGATGGTCTCGAAGCTGAAGCGCCGCTATCACACTGAAGTTATTTTGAAAGCGCCGAAGGTCCCGTATCGTGAAACCATCCGCGGCAAGGCGGATGTGCAGGGCCGCCACAAGAAGCAGAGCGGCGGTCACGGCCAATACGGTGACTGCAAGATCAAGATGGAACCGCTGGAGCGCGGCAAAAACTTTGAGTTTGTGAATGACATTTTTGGCGGAGCCATTCCCAAGAACTACATTCCCGCGGTGGAAAAAGGAATTGTGGAAGCGGCGGCGCGCGGATATCTGGCCGGATTTCCCGTGGTGGATTTCCGTGTGATCCTGTATGACGGCAGCTATCACGACGTCGACTCAAACGAAATGTCCTTCAAGACAGCGGGCCGCATCGCTTTCAAGAAAGCCATGGAGCAGGCCAAACCCACGCTGCTGGAACCGATCATGAAAGTGGAGATCACGATTCCAGACGAGTTCGCAGGCAGCATCATGGGCGATTTGAACTCGCGCCGGGGACGCATCCAGGGCATGGACAACAAGGCCGGCAAGACCGTGGTGAAAGCCGAGTGCCCAATGGCGGAAATGCTGACCTATGGCGCTGACCTGACTTCCATGACGCAGGGCCGCGGCAGCTTCAACATGGAAATGTCGCACTATGACTACGTGCCGGCAGTGTTCCAGGAAAAGATCATTGCGAACTATAAAGCAGAGCGCGGCGAACTGGTGGAAGTGGAAGAGTAA